AGGAGCTGGATATTCCCCTGGCCAGCATTGAAGATATTTCGGTGGAAGAAGGAACCCTGGAGGACGCCTTTGTGGCCTTAATCCAGGAACAGTCATTTCTGAAAAACGAGGAGGAAGCATGAATCCGTCTGCATCACGTAAAGCCATTATCCGCACGGAACTTCCTTCCGCATTCACCGGATTTCGCACCCTGCTCTCCAAGGAAATCGAACGCTTTTTCCGGGTGGCGGGGCAAACCATCCTCAGCCCCCTGATCAGTTCCTCCTTGTATCTGCTGATTTTCGGTGTCAACCTGGCAAAGCGTATCGATATTGCACCGGGGGTCAGCTACCTGCAGTTCATCATTCCCGGCCTGGTTGCCATGGGCCTTTTGAACAACGCTTTTCAGAATGCGGCCAGCTCAATTATCACGTCCAAATTCCACGGCGACTTTCAGGACCTGCGGGTGGTGCCACTGACTCCCCTGCAGATCGTGTGGGCCTACGCCTGCGCCGCGACGCTGCGGGGCGTGGTGATTGGCCTTGGGGTGGCGATGGTGGGGCAGATTTTTCACTATACGCAGTACGGCAGCTTGCTGGCCATACACAGTCCGCTGTGGCTGCTCTTTTTTGCCGCCTGCAGTGGCGTCACCTTTGGCTGCCTGGGGCTCTGTGTGGCCATCTATTCCCGCAGCTTTGATCAGGTCAGCGCGGTCAGCACCTTTGTGCTGCTGCCCCTGATCTACCTGGGAGGCGTCTTTTTCCCCCTCAGCATCATGCCCGCCTTCTGGCAGGTTGTGTCTCTGTTCAATCCGCTGCTTTACCTGATTAACGGCATACGTTATGCCTTTTTGGGTATGAGTGATATCAGTATTCTTCCTGTGGCCCTGCTGGCCTCGGGTTTTGTGCTGCTGGCGTATACGCTGGCGCTGCTGGCGGTGAAGAAGGGGAATTACGGTAGATTCTGACTTTGTCCTTTTTGACCGCGCAAAAAGGACGCAAAAACGCGCCCCCCGAACGCCCGTTTATCCGGATCGCCTGCTCGCCTGTTCTGGAGATCCGGCAGCAGGCTGCTCAAAGAGGCCCATCTGCTGCGTTGCCGGGCATCGCTCGTCGCTGCGACGTACAGGGAGTACGCCTCCCTCCTGCTTTGCCCGCGCCTTGCACCTGGGTCTCTTTGCGTTGCCTGACCCCTGCCTCTTTGCAGTGCTGCCGGACCACTCACATCCTGTGAGTGTCCCGTTCGGGTCTTGCCAGCCAGGCTTCGCACTCACCGGACGGGCTCAGGGGGGAACGGCCTGCTTCTGCCTTTCCCCCGTGTGCTGGCCCAGCCAGGACGCGCCGACTGGAACGCTATGGACCCGCAGGGTTGCCGCCACGAGGGCGGCAACCGCAAACCAAAAGCCATGGAAGGCGGTTGTTTGCGGTCCCCAGTTCCAGGCAAGCGGACGGCTGAAAAGGACAGCACTGGGGGCCGCTTCCCAGCCACTTTTTGCGGGTAAAAAGTGGCAAAAGAAACTCGTATATATATTGTGAGGATAATGTCAGGTAACGCAGTCTGTGTAGAACCATTTCGGCCATTGCAGCGTGACATCAGGGTCAGCGCTG
This portion of the Desulfurispirillum indicum S5 genome encodes:
- a CDS encoding ABC transporter permease, giving the protein MNPSASRKAIIRTELPSAFTGFRTLLSKEIERFFRVAGQTILSPLISSSLYLLIFGVNLAKRIDIAPGVSYLQFIIPGLVAMGLLNNAFQNAASSIITSKFHGDFQDLRVVPLTPLQIVWAYACAATLRGVVIGLGVAMVGQIFHYTQYGSLLAIHSPLWLLFFAACSGVTFGCLGLCVAIYSRSFDQVSAVSTFVLLPLIYLGGVFFPLSIMPAFWQVVSLFNPLLYLINGIRYAFLGMSDISILPVALLASGFVLLAYTLALLAVKKGNYGRF